One Campylobacter pinnipediorum subsp. caledonicus genomic window carries:
- a CDS encoding cytochrome c3 family protein encodes MKNTVLKAVVITALVMFAIFFGGYEVVKATSDYPFCGSCHEWDGAIAQTNLADKVHGPSNQKGVGVKCTDCHLPHDSFVNYIFTKAKNGISEGLTTLTKDPKAKDWIANRAYAREKYTFDSSCLNCHNNILKSQDGNITRVVNKMHLKYIEFKGTKNEMKCTECHKHVGHHDLGKMLIEQKHKTAQNWDEWKKMHDSKAIAK; translated from the coding sequence ATGAAAAATACAGTACTTAAAGCGGTTGTGATAACTGCCCTTGTTATGTTTGCTATATTTTTTGGCGGATATGAGGTTGTAAAGGCAACATCTGACTATCCTTTCTGTGGAAGTTGTCATGAATGGGATGGAGCTATAGCTCAAACAAATTTAGCGGATAAAGTTCATGGACCATCAAACCAAAAAGGTGTTGGTGTCAAATGTACCGACTGCCATTTACCTCATGATTCTTTTGTTAATTACATCTTTACAAAAGCAAAAAATGGTATTTCCGAAGGTTTAACAACACTAACTAAAGATCCAAAAGCAAAAGATTGGATAGCTAATAGAGCATATGCACGTGAAAAATATACTTTCGATAGTTCTTGTTTGAATTGTCATAACAATATTTTAAAATCTCAGGATGGAAATATCACAAGAGTTGTGAATAAAATGCACTTAAAGTATATTGAGTTTAAAGGCACAAAAAATGAGATGAAATGTACCGAATGCCATAAACATGTAGGGCATCATGATCTTGGTAAAATGCTTATAGAACAAAAACATAAAACAGCACAAAATTGGGATGAGTGGAAGAAAATGCACGACTCAAAAGCTATCGCAAAATAA
- the fliI gene encoding flagellar protein export ATPase FliI, whose amino-acid sequence MSLERIKLKLNDKKISLANVFGVITKITPTTIQINGLRPSIGDVVKISSKDKSKTGLGMVTQITSDGAFISPFGFVEGFRVGDFVYQSEQGMNIPVGDELLGRVVDPFMRPIDGKGSMFLPDLMPIMKAPIDAMKRGLINEPFNVGIKTIDGLLTCGKGQKLGIFAGSGVGKSTLMSMIVKNTQAPIKVVALIGERGREVPEFIEKNLKGDLAGTIIIVATSDDSALMRKYGAFCAMSVAEYFKEQGKDVLFIMDSVTRFAMAQREIGLALGEPPTSKGYPPSSLMLLPQLMERAGKEEGKGSITAFFTVLVEGDDMSDPIADQSRSILDGHIVLSRELTDFGIYPPINIQNSASRVMNDVVSKEHRQNAITFKRLYSLLKENEVLLRIGAYQRGNDKELDIAIAKKTFMNDFLKQGEDENFSFEEIQKLLKDINS is encoded by the coding sequence TTGAGTTTAGAACGAATCAAACTTAAACTAAACGATAAAAAAATTTCACTAGCCAATGTATTTGGAGTAATAACGAAAATAACGCCAACAACCATACAGATAAACGGGCTAAGACCTAGTATCGGAGATGTTGTTAAAATTTCAAGTAAAGATAAGAGTAAAACCGGTCTTGGCATGGTTACGCAGATAACATCAGATGGTGCTTTCATAAGCCCTTTTGGCTTTGTTGAGGGTTTTAGGGTTGGTGATTTTGTATATCAAAGTGAGCAGGGTATGAATATACCTGTTGGAGATGAACTGCTGGGTCGCGTAGTTGATCCATTTATGCGACCTATTGATGGCAAAGGCTCTATGTTTTTACCTGATTTAATGCCAATAATGAAAGCACCTATAGATGCTATGAAAAGAGGACTTATAAATGAGCCTTTTAATGTTGGGATTAAAACGATAGATGGGCTTCTTACTTGTGGTAAAGGTCAAAAACTTGGAATTTTTGCTGGTTCTGGTGTTGGAAAATCAACACTAATGAGTATGATAGTAAAAAATACCCAAGCTCCCATAAAAGTTGTAGCACTAATAGGCGAAAGAGGAAGAGAGGTTCCTGAGTTTATAGAAAAAAACCTGAAAGGGGATCTTGCCGGCACTATAATAATAGTAGCAACATCTGATGATAGCGCCCTTATGAGAAAATATGGAGCATTTTGTGCCATGAGTGTTGCTGAATACTTCAAAGAACAAGGTAAAGATGTTTTGTTTATAATGGATAGTGTTACGAGATTTGCAATGGCTCAAAGAGAGATAGGTCTTGCACTTGGCGAACCGCCAACATCAAAAGGCTATCCACCATCATCTTTAATGCTACTTCCACAACTAATGGAACGAGCCGGAAAAGAAGAGGGCAAAGGAAGCATAACAGCATTTTTTACGGTTTTGGTAGAGGGTGATGATATGAGTGACCCGATAGCTGACCAAAGTCGTTCTATATTAGATGGGCATATAGTGTTAAGTAGAGAATTGACTGATTTTGGAATATATCCTCCTATAAACATACAAAACTCGGCTTCTAGGGTCATGAATGATGTAGTTAGCAAAGAACATAGACAAAATGCCATAACCTTTAAAAGACTATACTCTCTTTTAAAAGAAAATGAAGTATTATTACGCATAGGAGCTTATCAAAGAGGCAATGATAAAGAGTTAGACATAGCAATAGCAAAAAAAACATTTATGAATGACTTTTTAAAACAAGGCGAGGATGAAAATTTTAGCTTTGAAGAGATACAAAAACTACTAAAAGATATAAACTCTTAA
- the folE gene encoding GTP cyclohydrolase I FolE yields the protein MQESFENSVRNMLTIIGEDINREGLIKTPERVFKSFRDLTSGYKEDPKEVLNNALFQSSNNEMVLIKDIEFYSLCEHHLLPIIGRVHVAYIPNGKVVGLSKIPRMVNIYAKRLQIQEQMTEQIAQAIADVIEPKGVGVVVQARHMCMEMRGVQKINSTTTTSALRGAFIKNAETRKEFFSLINSPKEFSF from the coding sequence ATGCAAGAAAGTTTTGAAAATTCAGTAAGAAATATGCTTACTATAATAGGCGAAGACATAAATCGTGAAGGTCTTATTAAAACTCCTGAGCGAGTTTTTAAGTCTTTTAGAGATCTCACAAGTGGATATAAAGAAGACCCAAAAGAGGTTTTAAACAATGCCTTATTTCAAAGTTCAAACAATGAAATGGTTTTAATAAAAGATATAGAGTTTTATAGCCTTTGTGAACATCATTTATTGCCTATAATAGGGCGTGTTCACGTAGCTTATATACCAAATGGAAAGGTTGTTGGGCTTTCAAAAATACCAAGAATGGTAAATATATACGCCAAAAGGCTTCAAATTCAAGAGCAGATGACCGAACAAATAGCACAGGCTATAGCTGATGTTATTGAGCCAAAAGGGGTTGGAGTTGTAGTTCAAGCAAGGCATATGTGTATGGAAATGCGTGGGGTTCAAAAAATCAACTCAACGACAACAACATCTGCTCTTCGTGGCGCATTTATCAAAAATGCCGAAACTAGAAAAGAGTTTTTTTCTCTCATAAACTCACCTAAGGAATTTTCTTTTTGA
- a CDS encoding YceI family protein, translating into MKKMVKASLLAALLASLSYATDYKVDPAHSNVGFMVKHLTIAKVYGSFKSYNADVDYDKDAKMLKTLDVTLDVNSVDTQNEKRDEHLKSEDFFKTSEFKDMKFKMTKFEKESDTEGKVMGDLTIRDVTKPVELKFELSGIAKDMDGKERIGFSLTGDVMRKDFKIGDKFPGAMVSDKVQIQIDVEAQAM; encoded by the coding sequence ATGAAAAAAATGGTTAAAGCTTCTTTACTTGCAGCTCTTTTAGCGAGCTTGTCATATGCTACTGATTACAAAGTTGATCCAGCTCACTCAAATGTTGGTTTCATGGTTAAACACCTTACAATTGCAAAAGTTTATGGTAGTTTCAAAAGCTATAATGCAGATGTAGATTATGATAAAGATGCAAAAATGCTAAAAACTTTAGATGTAACTTTAGATGTAAATTCAGTAGATACTCAAAACGAAAAAAGAGATGAGCATTTAAAAAGTGAAGATTTTTTCAAAACTAGCGAATTTAAAGATATGAAATTCAAAATGACAAAATTTGAAAAAGAAAGCGATACAGAAGGTAAAGTTATGGGTGATTTAACTATAAGAGACGTAACTAAACCAGTTGAGCTTAAATTTGAACTTAGCGGTATAGCTAAAGATATGGATGGAAAAGAGAGAATAGGCTTTAGTCTTACTGGTGATGTTATGAGAAAAGATTTTAAAATCGGAGATAAATTCCCTGGTGCTATGGTTTCAGACAAAGTTCAAATTCAAATTGATGTAGAAGCTCAAGCGATGTAA
- a CDS encoding NAD(P)H-hydrate dehydratase: MKKLFLNTNELDLRATLKFGLESEILMENAALSMASHIRKKIKKGSKILGICGGGNNAADVFAALRMLQGDYKTKIFLASTSLKPLAKKQLEIAKKAGVKLTTKIKKSKCILDGLFGSGLNRELCKEHKKLLKKINKIKAYKVACDFPSGLSENGNILGECFKADITICMGALKLGCFLDEAKDYVGRVKVANLGVCKDKFQTKTDTFLLQKSDLKLPFRKRLCVNKGDFGHAFVICGKLSGASEICAKAAFSIGAGLVSVIGRNKIIKNYLMQTDKISQKMNAGAVGMGLSLEDVSNLSSDTLNDKSLVLDAMMCHCKITFDILKQNKKVVLTPHPKEFCSLLKLGGLADISVDELQKNRFEYAKKFSLKFKCVLVLKGANTIIAKNGKLFIMPFGSSSLAKGGSGDALSGIILGLLAQGYSPLKAAINGTLAHALSAKKQKINNYALNPNNIIKGIKCLQRK, translated from the coding sequence TTGAAAAAATTATTTTTAAACACAAATGAACTTGATTTAAGAGCTACATTAAAATTTGGACTTGAAAGTGAAATTTTAATGGAAAATGCAGCTTTGTCTATGGCAAGTCACATACGTAAAAAGATAAAAAAAGGTAGTAAAATTCTTGGAATATGCGGTGGAGGAAACAATGCAGCAGATGTTTTTGCAGCTCTTAGAATGCTTCAAGGGGACTACAAAACAAAAATATTTTTAGCATCCACAAGTTTAAAACCATTGGCTAAAAAGCAGTTAGAAATAGCTAAAAAAGCCGGAGTTAAATTAACAACAAAAATCAAAAAATCAAAGTGCATATTAGATGGTCTTTTTGGTTCTGGGCTAAATAGAGAACTTTGCAAAGAGCATAAAAAACTATTAAAAAAGATAAACAAAATAAAAGCATATAAGGTAGCTTGTGATTTTCCAAGTGGTTTAAGTGAAAATGGAAATATTTTAGGCGAGTGTTTTAAAGCTGATATTACTATTTGTATGGGTGCTTTAAAGCTTGGATGTTTTTTAGATGAAGCAAAAGATTATGTTGGCAGGGTAAAAGTTGCTAATTTGGGAGTTTGCAAAGATAAATTTCAAACAAAAACAGATACTTTTTTGCTTCAAAAAAGCGACTTAAAACTACCATTTAGAAAAAGACTATGTGTAAACAAGGGAGATTTTGGACACGCTTTTGTTATTTGTGGCAAACTGTCAGGCGCTAGTGAAATCTGTGCAAAAGCAGCGTTTAGTATAGGTGCTGGACTTGTTAGTGTGATAGGTCGAAATAAAATCATAAAAAACTATCTTATGCAAACAGATAAAATAAGTCAAAAAATGAATGCAGGTGCTGTTGGAATGGGGCTTAGCCTTGAAGATGTGTCAAATTTGAGTTCGGATACGCTAAATGATAAAAGTCTTGTTTTGGATGCTATGATGTGTCATTGCAAGATTACTTTTGATATTTTAAAACAAAATAAAAAGGTTGTTTTGACACCGCACCCAAAGGAATTTTGCTCATTGCTCAAACTTGGTGGTTTGGCTGATATTAGCGTTGATGAGCTTCAAAAAAATAGGTTTGAGTATGCTAAGAAATTTAGCCTAAAATTTAAATGCGTTTTGGTTCTAAAAGGTGCAAATACCATCATTGCAAAAAATGGTAAATTATTTATAATGCCTTTTGGATCAAGCTCTCTTGCAAAAGGTGGTAGCGGAGATGCGTTGTCGGGTATTATACTTGGGCTTTTAGCTCAGGGTTATTCTCCTTTAAAAGCCGCAATAAACGGCACATTAGCACACGCATTATCAGCAAAAAAACAAAAAATAAACAACTATGCTTTAAACCCAAACAATATCATAAAAGGAATAAAATGCTTACAAAGAAAATAG
- the def gene encoding peptide deformylase, whose translation MILEVLSYPNKKLYEVSKEVTEFDDKLHKFLDDMYDTMIAKLGIGLAAIQVGVAKRIFIINLVNEDGIQDKNELIEVINPVFEDKKGESIFQEGCLSVPDFYEEVKRAEWIKVSYQDRFGIHHSIEADGLLAIAFQHENDHLDGHLFIEKIGFTKRKKFDKEFKSGKKQKPKESS comes from the coding sequence GTGATTTTAGAAGTTTTATCATACCCTAATAAAAAATTATATGAAGTCTCAAAAGAAGTTACAGAATTTGATGATAAATTACATAAATTTCTTGATGATATGTATGATACGATGATAGCAAAATTAGGCATAGGTCTTGCTGCTATTCAAGTAGGCGTTGCAAAACGTATTTTTATTATAAATTTAGTTAATGAAGATGGAATTCAAGATAAAAATGAACTCATAGAGGTTATCAATCCTGTTTTTGAAGACAAAAAAGGTGAAAGTATTTTTCAAGAAGGTTGTTTAAGTGTGCCAGATTTTTACGAAGAAGTAAAAAGGGCCGAATGGATAAAAGTATCTTATCAAGATCGTTTCGGAATACATCACTCTATAGAAGCTGATGGATTGTTGGCTATTGCTTTTCAGCACGAAAACGACCATCTTGATGGACACCTTTTTATAGAAAAAATAGGATTTACTAAACGTAAAAAATTTGATAAAGAATTTAAAAGTGGTAAAAAACAAAAACCAAAAGAGAGTAGCTAA
- a CDS encoding cytochrome c3 family protein, protein MKKIILLISLMAIFLSGSEINPKDSLTDVLRNSDGKVVTDFSKNAFPIKGIHEKLGLDCKDCHKEKNEKDYSSAMNSSCLECHGSYKKLGEATGHLGHNDNIHANPHYEALDCDTCHKAHKPTVNMCLRCHTQDSMKKLEVK, encoded by the coding sequence TCGCTTATGGCTATATTTTTAAGTGGAAGTGAAATAAACCCAAAAGATAGCTTAACTGATGTTTTAAGAAATTCAGATGGTAAGGTTGTTACAGATTTTAGTAAAAATGCATTTCCTATAAAAGGAATACATGAAAAATTGGGTCTTGATTGCAAAGATTGTCATAAGGAAAAAAACGAAAAAGATTATTCATCTGCTATGAATAGTTCCTGTCTAGAGTGTCATGGAAGTTACAAAAAGCTGGGCGAGGCTACAGGCCATTTGGGTCATAATGATAATATACATGCCAATCCTCACTATGAGGCTCTTGATTGTGACACCTGTCATAAAGCGCATAAACCAACTGTTAATATGTGTTTGCGTTGTCACACACAAGATTCCATGAAAAAGCTTGAAGTAAAGTAA
- the tig gene encoding trigger factor, with product MAITVKAIDSVNTEISANIENSQIKANVEKLAKKAAKTMKIDGFRKGHVPTAVVLKRYEKELTSDAEQDALKDILDEAIKQAGKKSSDIIGEPMVDKFDKNEKGIDVSMIISFKPAIDVSGYEEIIPEFSTPRVLKKDIEEKKNEILKMVAPLEKVSEDRALKQGDFAKFDFEGFVDGEAFEGGKAEGYVLEIGSGQFIPGFEDGMVGLKVSEEKDVNVTFPAEYGAANLAGKPAVFKVKLHEIQERKIPEKIDEQTLKGILPNEENPTEELLDEKIKEQIRNEKLFTLVNEELKPKFAEAAVEKFKFDVPKNIVEQELDMQFRGAWSSFTEDEINKFKQDQDALKNKREEFRKDAENSVRLTFIIDELARVRDVKVSDQEVVQAVYFEAYRSGRDPKAHLEAYKNQGVLPAIKMSMIEEKLFNEMFNKDDKKAAKKEKAE from the coding sequence ATGGCGATTACCGTAAAAGCTATAGATAGCGTAAATACTGAAATTAGCGCAAACATAGAAAATTCACAAATAAAGGCTAATGTTGAAAAATTAGCAAAAAAAGCTGCAAAGACTATGAAAATAGATGGTTTTAGAAAGGGACATGTTCCAACTGCTGTTGTGCTTAAAAGATATGAAAAAGAATTAACAAGCGACGCAGAGCAAGACGCTTTAAAAGATATATTAGATGAGGCTATAAAACAAGCTGGCAAAAAAAGTAGCGATATTATAGGCGAGCCTATGGTTGATAAGTTTGATAAAAACGAAAAAGGCATAGATGTTAGTATGATTATATCTTTTAAGCCAGCTATAGATGTTAGCGGTTATGAGGAGATAATACCTGAGTTTTCTACTCCAAGAGTTTTGAAAAAAGACATAGAAGAGAAGAAAAATGAAATTTTAAAAATGGTTGCTCCACTTGAAAAAGTTAGCGAAGATAGAGCTTTAAAACAAGGTGATTTTGCTAAGTTTGATTTTGAAGGTTTTGTTGATGGCGAAGCTTTTGAAGGCGGAAAGGCTGAGGGCTATGTCCTCGAAATAGGCTCTGGTCAGTTTATACCTGGTTTTGAAGATGGTATGGTTGGTTTAAAAGTTTCAGAAGAAAAAGATGTAAATGTAACTTTCCCTGCTGAGTATGGTGCTGCGAATTTAGCTGGAAAACCTGCTGTGTTTAAGGTAAAACTACACGAAATCCAAGAGAGAAAAATACCAGAAAAAATTGATGAGCAAACATTAAAAGGTATATTACCAAATGAAGAAAACCCAACTGAAGAGCTACTTGATGAGAAAATAAAAGAGCAAATCAGAAACGAAAAATTATTCACTCTTGTAAATGAAGAATTAAAACCTAAATTTGCAGAAGCAGCTGTTGAAAAGTTTAAATTCGATGTTCCTAAAAATATAGTAGAACAAGAACTTGATATGCAATTTAGAGGCGCTTGGTCAAGTTTTACTGAAGATGAGATAAACAAATTTAAGCAAGATCAAGATGCTTTAAAAAATAAGCGTGAAGAATTTAGAAAAGATGCTGAAAATAGTGTTCGTTTGACATTTATTATAGATGAACTTGCTCGTGTAAGAGATGTTAAAGTAAGCGATCAAGAAGTTGTTCAAGCTGTTTACTTTGAGGCATATAGAAGCGGAAGAGATCCAAAAGCACACCTTGAAGCTTATAAAAATCAAGGAGTGTTGCCAGCTATTAAAATGTCTATGATAGAAGAAAAATTATTTAACGAAATGTTTAACAAAGATGACAAAAAAGCGGCTAAAAAAGAGAAGGCTGAATAA
- the clpP gene encoding ATP-dependent Clp endopeptidase proteolytic subunit ClpP — MSYYVPVVVERTSKGERSYDIYSRLLKDRIIMLSGEIEDGMASSIVAQLLFLEAEDPEKDIYLYINSPGGVITSGFSIYDTMNYIKPDVCTICIGQAASMGAFLLSSGAKGKRYALTNSRIMIHQPLGGARGQATDIEIQAREILRLKEILNTTLANNTGQKLSKVVKDTERDYFMSAAEAKDYGLIDTILKKSFK; from the coding sequence ATGAGTTATTATGTTCCTGTCGTAGTTGAAAGAACAAGCAAAGGAGAGAGAAGTTATGACATATATTCTCGCCTTTTAAAAGATAGGATAATAATGCTAAGCGGTGAGATAGAAGATGGTATGGCATCTTCTATCGTAGCTCAGCTTTTATTTTTAGAAGCGGAAGATCCAGAAAAAGATATATATTTGTATATAAACTCTCCAGGTGGAGTTATTACAAGCGGATTTAGTATATATGATACTATGAATTATATTAAGCCAGATGTTTGCACTATATGCATAGGTCAAGCTGCTTCTATGGGAGCTTTTTTGCTTAGCTCGGGAGCTAAAGGCAAAAGATATGCTCTTACAAACTCTCGTATAATGATCCATCAGCCACTTGGTGGTGCAAGAGGACAGGCTACTGATATAGAGATACAAGCTCGTGAAATTTTAAGACTTAAAGAGATTTTAAATACGACTTTAGCAAATAATACTGGTCAAAAACTTTCAAAAGTAGTAAAAGATACAGAGCGTGATTATTTTATGAGTGCCGCAGAGGCAAAAGATTATGGTCTTATAGATACTATACTTAAAAAGAGCTTTAAATAG
- the purN gene encoding phosphoribosylglycinamide formyltransferase: MLTKKIAVLFSGSGSNLQAILDKVHNKVFNSVRIEVALCISNKADAYGIQRAEKYGLETKIIENKNFSSREEFDAALVEEIKKQDIDLVVLAGFMRILTSVFTTQIKAINLHPSILPLFKGAHAIQESFDSDMQVGGVSVHWVSEELDGGKLIAQRAFERKSQMSLDDWANAIHSIEHEILPEAIVKILCNN, encoded by the coding sequence ATGCTTACAAAGAAAATAGCAGTGCTTTTTAGCGGTAGCGGTTCAAATCTGCAAGCCATTTTGGATAAGGTTCACAACAAAGTATTTAATAGTGTGAGGATTGAGGTTGCTTTGTGCATAAGTAATAAAGCCGATGCTTATGGTATACAAAGAGCAGAAAAATACGGACTTGAAACCAAGATAATAGAAAATAAAAATTTTTCATCAAGAGAAGAATTTGATGCGGCTTTGGTTGAAGAGATAAAAAAACAAGATATAGATTTGGTTGTGCTGGCTGGATTTATGAGAATTTTAACAAGTGTTTTTACAACTCAAATAAAAGCGATAAATTTACACCCGTCTATACTTCCGCTTTTTAAAGGCGCACATGCTATACAAGAGAGTTTTGATAGTGATATGCAAGTTGGCGGTGTGAGTGTTCATTGGGTTAGCGAAGAGCTTGATGGCGGAAAACTTATAGCCCAAAGAGCTTTTGAGCGTAAATCGCAAATGAGTTTAGATGATTGGGCTAATGCTATACATAGTATAGAACATGAAATTTTACCAGAGGCTATAGTTAAAATTTTGTGTAACAATTAA
- a CDS encoding YifB family Mg chelatase-like AAA ATPase has product MKSLYCATYLDGLKIVEVESVFSRGLPGFNIVGLAGASIKESTERVKAALLSLGFSFPSQKITISLSPSDISKNGSHFDLSIALLIALQKSEQLDKIFVFGELGLDGSVKNTTNLFSILLFLSTKVQNAKVLVPKSIADKASEIQNLEIYGVDKLQDAINFFRDKDYQQSCKFKNTHPVFKNIIEINGKKYLPNLDFKLDFKDVLGQTRAKRACLISAVGMHNIIFEGSPGCGKSMCAKRLLYILPPQSLDDVLSSAAYRSLNMQDSEFSSVRAFRSPHHTSTKSSIFGGGTSVARIGEVALANGGILFFDEFNYFSKQVIESLREPLQDYKINISRVNSKVSYDTKFTFVAALNPCPCGNLLSKNLNCRCSEREIKQYKSKLSEPILDRIDLYVQMDEVSKTDKSDITSRQMSEVVLNAFKFQKQRGQIEFNGKLQDSDVDNFCTLDDEAKNILNKAITRYNLSQRGIKKTLKVARSIADIEFKNDISKSHILEALSFRNKD; this is encoded by the coding sequence ATGAAATCCCTATACTGCGCAACATACTTAGATGGCTTAAAAATTGTAGAAGTAGAGTCTGTATTTTCTAGGGGGTTGCCGGGGTTTAACATAGTAGGGCTAGCTGGTGCAAGTATAAAAGAAAGCACTGAGCGTGTAAAGGCAGCACTTTTATCTTTGGGGTTTTCGTTTCCATCTCAAAAAATTACTATCAGCCTATCCCCATCTGATATATCCAAAAACGGTTCACATTTTGATCTCTCAATAGCTCTTTTGATAGCACTTCAAAAATCAGAGCAACTTGATAAAATTTTTGTTTTTGGAGAACTTGGACTTGATGGAAGTGTTAAAAATACAACAAATCTTTTTTCAATACTTCTTTTTTTAAGCACTAAGGTTCAAAATGCAAAAGTTTTAGTCCCAAAATCCATAGCGGATAAGGCAAGCGAGATACAAAATTTAGAAATTTATGGTGTTGATAAGTTGCAAGATGCTATTAATTTTTTCAGAGATAAAGACTATCAACAAAGTTGTAAGTTTAAAAATACGCATCCGGTTTTTAAAAATATAATTGAGATAAATGGTAAAAAATATCTTCCAAATTTAGATTTTAAGCTAGATTTTAAAGATGTTTTGGGTCAAACAAGAGCAAAAAGAGCTTGTCTTATATCGGCTGTTGGCATGCATAATATAATATTTGAAGGAAGCCCAGGATGTGGTAAAAGCATGTGTGCTAAAAGACTTTTGTATATTCTTCCACCTCAAAGCTTGGATGATGTTTTAAGTTCGGCTGCTTACCGCTCTTTAAATATGCAAGATAGCGAGTTTAGTAGTGTTCGTGCATTTAGAAGCCCACATCACACATCAACAAAAAGCTCTATATTTGGTGGTGGAACTAGTGTTGCTAGGATAGGTGAGGTAGCTTTGGCTAATGGCGGTATTTTGTTTTTTGATGAGTTTAACTATTTTTCAAAGCAGGTTATAGAGAGTTTACGTGAGCCTTTGCAAGATTATAAAATAAATATTTCAAGAGTAAATTCAAAAGTTTCTTATGATACAAAATTTACATTTGTGGCTGCTTTAAATCCTTGTCCTTGCGGAAATTTATTATCTAAAAATTTAAATTGTAGATGTAGTGAAAGAGAGATAAAGCAGTATAAGTCAAAACTTTCAGAACCTATTTTGGATAGGATTGACCTTTATGTCCAAATGGATGAGGTTAGCAAAACCGACAAATCAGATATCACCTCAAGACAGATGAGTGAAGTGGTGCTAAATGCCTTTAAATTTCAAAAGCAACGTGGGCAGATTGAGTTTAATGGAAAATTACAAGATAGCGATGTTGATAATTTTTGCACCCTTGATGATGAGGCAAAAAATATTTTAAATAAGGCAATAACAAGGTATAATTTATCTCAAAGAGGTATAAAAAAGACTTTAAAAGTAGCTAGAAGTATTGCTGATATTGAGTTTAAAAACGATATATCAAAATCACATATTTTGGAAGCTTTGAGTTTTAGAAATAAGGATTAG
- a CDS encoding GGDEF domain-containing protein has translation MQTVDSESKYKIINNKNDKLEDVDIYKFSENVLKQLNKDNISSIPSNYSIYFEKLLEQKSPDFKKKLGDSLEFYEEFGEKMSESSICIEKEIKQGFVQIKSMLQAVALIYKNIGLMKGITKKNLTILKSNRDILAVQNVVSSFNCDIAKLFALMDKHIEVIKTNYNEIGKILKTIEEQTVYDSRYEIYNRKFIINTMQTELDTARRYGYKSSFLIVKVSERILFGMQNLKEKNNFLKNIAKLLLKVSRRSDVVGHYGDGYFVVIMKHTDINGAKLACNRLSKLISSVKQRINDNDVYAKLRMVACELGANSLSMEEMLSKALDSIEVANEDEPIILE, from the coding sequence TTGCAAACAGTAGATTCTGAGTCAAAATATAAGATAATAAATAATAAAAATGATAAATTGGAAGATGTTGATATATATAAATTTTCCGAAAATGTATTAAAGCAATTAAATAAAGATAACATTTCATCTATACCTAGTAATTATTCTATATATTTTGAAAAACTACTTGAGCAAAAATCTCCTGATTTTAAAAAAAAATTAGGAGATTCGCTTGAATTTTATGAAGAATTTGGTGAAAAAATGTCAGAAAGTAGCATATGTATAGAAAAAGAGATAAAACAAGGTTTTGTCCAAATTAAAAGTATGCTTCAAGCCGTTGCCTTGATTTATAAAAACATAGGCTTAATGAAAGGTATAACAAAAAAAAATTTAACTATATTAAAAAGCAATAGAGATATCCTAGCTGTTCAAAATGTGGTTTCTTCTTTTAATTGTGATATTGCTAAGCTTTTTGCGTTGATGGATAAGCATATAGAAGTAATCAAAACAAATTATAATGAAATAGGTAAAATTTTAAAAACCATAGAAGAACAAACTGTATACGATTCCAGATACGAGATATATAATAGAAAGTTTATAATCAATACTATGCAAACGGAGCTAGACACAGCTAGGCGTTATGGTTACAAATCTTCATTTTTAATTGTTAAAGTTAGCGAAAGAATACTTTTTGGTATGCAAAATTTAAAAGAAAAAAACAACTTTTTAAAAAATATCGCCAAACTTCTTTTAAAGGTATCTAGACGTAGTGATGTTGTTGGACACTATGGTGATGGGTATTTTGTCGTTATCATGAAACATACTGACATAAATGGTGCAAAACTTGCTTGCAATAGGCTTTCTAAGTTGATAAGTTCAGTAAAGCAACGCATAAATGACAATGATGTGTATGCTAAGCTTCGTATGGTTGCATGTGAGCTTGGCGCCAATTCTTTAAGTATGGAAGAGATGCTATCAAAAGCTTTAGATAGTATTGAAGTTGCTAATGAAGATGAACCTATAATTTTGGAGTAA